One window from the genome of Aerosakkonema funiforme FACHB-1375 encodes:
- a CDS encoding DUF2062 domain-containing protein, with the protein MSRESEQSLLTLPTKSISIRHRKSKHLASRWRRSLHYFYLRFLRLRGSPESIARGLAAGVFAGLFPLIATQMAVAILIAALIRGNKMVAAAATWISNPFTAVPLYTFAFQVGRSLLGSDLSFASESLDSWHDMMQLGTEFVTDLLVGCFVVASVSAVASYFLGLWLIRRMRTKRKSRQLS; encoded by the coding sequence ATGTCTAGAGAATCTGAGCAAAGTTTACTCACCTTACCAACAAAATCAATATCTATTCGACACCGAAAATCCAAACACTTAGCTTCGCGTTGGCGACGCAGCTTGCATTACTTTTACTTGCGCTTTCTTCGCCTGCGAGGAAGTCCAGAATCTATAGCGAGAGGTTTAGCGGCGGGAGTTTTCGCCGGTTTATTTCCTCTGATTGCTACACAAATGGCGGTGGCAATCCTCATCGCCGCTTTGATACGCGGCAATAAAATGGTGGCGGCGGCAGCAACTTGGATCAGTAACCCCTTTACCGCAGTACCGCTTTATACATTCGCTTTTCAAGTTGGTCGATCGCTTTTAGGCTCTGACTTATCTTTTGCTAGTGAGAGTCTGGATTCATGGCACGATATGATGCAATTGGGGACAGAGTTTGTCACCGATCTCCTGGTGGGTTGCTTCGTGGTGGCGTCTGTGTCTGCTGTGGCTAGCTATTTTCTCGGTTTGTGGCTAATTCGGCGTATGCGTACCAAAAGGAAATCGCGGCAGTTGAGTTAA
- a CDS encoding glycerate kinase yields MLGYFPEKLAISLIEDELRAKAFGITPENTVEQVRLRSHLFQSVCSDVTEFCQNKGFSGESVIEETLWNLWLPLAMQLAEYRQLLGRPLIQGILGGQGTGKTTIAAILKIILAHLGYRTLGLSLDDLYKTYAERQRLQEEDPRLIWRGPPGTHNVQLGIGVLDKLRQQQGEIEIPRFDKSAWGGSGDRTQPETVENVDIVLFEGWFVGVRPIDPAAFDTAPPPIVTAADRRFARDMNAKLEEYLPLWERLDRLMVLYPTDYRLSQQWRRQAEQLAKASGKSGMTDEIVDRFVEYFWRSLHPDLFIKPLTRNLNWVNLVIEINQDRSLGAVYRPSDRLT; encoded by the coding sequence ATGTTGGGATATTTTCCCGAAAAGCTGGCAATTTCGCTAATCGAGGATGAGTTACGGGCAAAAGCATTTGGCATTACACCAGAAAATACGGTTGAACAAGTCAGATTGCGATCGCATCTTTTCCAATCCGTATGCTCAGATGTTACCGAATTTTGCCAAAACAAAGGGTTTTCCGGCGAAAGTGTCATCGAGGAAACTCTTTGGAACTTATGGCTGCCCTTGGCAATGCAGTTGGCTGAATATCGCCAACTTTTGGGACGCCCTCTCATCCAAGGTATTTTAGGCGGACAGGGTACCGGCAAAACTACAATAGCAGCAATTCTCAAAATAATCCTCGCTCATTTGGGTTACCGCACTCTTGGCCTTTCCCTAGACGACCTTTACAAAACTTATGCAGAACGCCAACGTCTGCAAGAAGAAGACCCCCGGTTAATTTGGCGCGGGCCACCGGGAACCCACAATGTCCAGTTGGGTATTGGGGTTTTGGATAAATTGCGCCAACAGCAGGGTGAGATCGAAATACCTCGCTTTGATAAATCTGCTTGGGGTGGATCTGGCGATCGCACGCAACCCGAAACAGTAGAAAATGTAGATATTGTACTGTTTGAAGGTTGGTTTGTCGGCGTGCGACCGATCGATCCGGCAGCTTTTGACACTGCGCCGCCGCCGATTGTGACAGCAGCCGATCGCCGTTTTGCCCGCGATATGAATGCTAAGTTAGAAGAATATTTACCTTTGTGGGAGCGGTTGGATCGTTTGATGGTGTTATATCCAACAGATTATCGCCTCTCCCAGCAGTGGCGGCGTCAAGCAGAACAACTTGCTAAAGCCAGTGGAAAATCCGGAATGACAGATGAAATTGTGGATCGATTTGTTGAGTACTTTTGGCGAAGTCTCCACCCGGATCTTTTCATCAAGCCTTTGACAAGAAACCTAAACTGGGTAAATTTAGTCATCGAAATCAATCAAGATCGTTCGCTGGGTGCTGTCTATCGACCGAGCGATCGTTTAACTTAA
- a CDS encoding DUF565 domain-containing protein, with product MQNTRLNNLANILASQLSSWFGNPWRRLSLMTISLLFGVFLGTAIPTTAGQAADWDIIGAGLLVLFTELASRIFYGTKWQGGSRSLLAQMLNALKIGLIYSLFIEAFKLGS from the coding sequence ATGCAAAACACTCGTCTCAACAACCTAGCGAACATTCTCGCATCTCAGCTTAGTAGCTGGTTTGGCAACCCCTGGCGGCGACTATCCCTAATGACGATTAGCTTGCTGTTTGGAGTTTTTTTGGGAACGGCGATTCCGACTACAGCCGGACAAGCTGCGGACTGGGATATTATTGGAGCTGGACTTTTAGTGCTATTTACCGAGTTAGCCAGTCGTATTTTTTACGGGACTAAATGGCAGGGAGGTTCGCGCTCTTTGTTAGCCCAGATGTTGAATGCTCTCAAAATAGGTTTAATCTACAGCCTGTTTATCGAAGCTTTCAAGCTCGGATCGTAA